A single region of the Gilliamella apis genome encodes:
- a CDS encoding PTS sugar transporter subunit IIB, with translation MKQVIFACAGGMSTSLLVNKIRKEALERSLDFDFIAISEQLLYQHLNSDSDKIIAVLLGPQMRFALDESRKQTEKYGIPIDIIDPVAYGTMNAGKVLDQILQMIEA, from the coding sequence ATGAAACAAGTTATTTTTGCCTGTGCCGGTGGTATGTCAACCTCATTATTAGTCAACAAAATAAGAAAAGAAGCACTAGAACGATCGTTAGATTTTGATTTTATAGCAATAAGTGAGCAACTTTTATATCAACATCTTAATAGTGATAGTGATAAAATTATCGCGGTATTATTAGGACCACAAATGAGATTCGCCTTAGATGAGAGCAGAAAACAAACAGAAAAATATGGCATACCAATTGACATTATTGATCCAGTTGCTTATGGTACAATGAATGCTGGTAAAGTTTTAGATCAAATTTTGCAAATGATCGAAGCATAA
- a CDS encoding glycoside hydrolase family 1 protein: MSKLTMDIPKNFILGASTSAWQTEGWCGKKENQDSYLDLWYKNDRDVWYEGYGPAIATDLINRYQEEVDLMKKVGLTHYRTSINWSRFLTDYENAIVDEDYAKYYDDFLTKIVENGIVPMLCLEHYEVPAELFNKYGGWNSKHVVELFVKFAEKVFERYHNTVKRWFVFNEPIVIQTRVYLDAERWPYEQNTNKWMQWNHHKNLATAKVVQLFRHKNYQGSIGTIINPEVTYPRSSSKEDQQAAKMYDLFYNRVFLDPAFNGEYPQELIDLLAKHKVQWDYTNQELEIIKKFPVDEVAINLYFPHRVKAPTKQWHKDAPFHPAFYYESFALPGRKMNKSRGWEIYPKIVYDFAMRVKQQYNNKSWFICENGMGIEDEQRFKDDQGMIQDDYRIDFISKHLYWTLKAINDGANCGGYMLWAFTDNVSPMNAFKNRYGLIEIDLEQNRNRRLKKSALWFKDLSKTRQLIVNLDDEDK, encoded by the coding sequence ATGAGTAAATTAACAATGGATATCCCTAAAAACTTTATTTTAGGCGCTTCAACATCGGCATGGCAAACTGAAGGTTGGTGTGGTAAGAAAGAGAATCAAGATTCATATTTAGATCTTTGGTATAAAAACGATCGTGATGTATGGTATGAAGGTTATGGTCCTGCAATTGCTACTGATTTAATTAATCGCTATCAGGAAGAAGTAGATCTAATGAAAAAGGTAGGACTTACACACTATCGAACATCAATTAACTGGTCGCGTTTTTTAACTGACTACGAAAATGCAATTGTTGATGAAGATTATGCTAAGTATTATGACGATTTTCTAACAAAAATAGTCGAAAACGGTATTGTTCCAATGCTTTGTCTAGAACATTACGAAGTTCCTGCCGAACTATTCAATAAATATGGTGGCTGGAATTCGAAACATGTAGTTGAACTATTTGTTAAATTTGCTGAAAAAGTTTTTGAACGTTATCATAATACCGTTAAACGGTGGTTTGTCTTTAATGAACCAATTGTCATTCAAACGCGAGTGTATCTTGATGCTGAACGTTGGCCTTATGAACAAAATACCAATAAATGGATGCAGTGGAATCACCATAAAAATTTAGCTACGGCCAAAGTTGTTCAGCTATTTCGTCACAAAAATTATCAAGGAAGCATTGGCACTATTATAAATCCAGAGGTGACTTATCCTCGTTCTTCCTCTAAAGAAGATCAACAAGCTGCAAAAATGTATGATCTTTTTTATAATCGAGTTTTTCTTGATCCGGCTTTTAATGGTGAATATCCTCAAGAGCTTATTGATTTATTGGCTAAACATAAAGTTCAGTGGGATTATACCAATCAAGAACTTGAAATAATTAAAAAATTTCCAGTTGATGAAGTTGCTATTAATTTATATTTTCCTCATCGTGTTAAAGCACCTACAAAACAATGGCACAAAGATGCGCCATTTCATCCCGCGTTTTATTACGAATCCTTTGCATTACCTGGAAGAAAAATGAATAAATCTAGAGGTTGGGAAATTTATCCTAAAATTGTTTATGATTTCGCAATGCGAGTTAAACAACAATATAACAATAAATCATGGTTTATTTGTGAAAATGGCATGGGTATTGAAGATGAGCAACGATTTAAAGATGATCAAGGCATGATTCAAGATGATTATCGAATTGATTTTATTTCGAAACATCTTTATTGGACGTTAAAAGCTATCAATGATGGAGCTAATTGTGGTGGTTATATGCTGTGGGCATTTACAGACAATGTTTCACCAATGAATGCATTCAAAAATCGTTATGGACTAATCGAAATTGATCTTGAACAAAATAGAAACAGAAGGTTGAAGAAATCAGCGTTATGGTTCAAAGATTTATCTAAAACAAGACAACTAATTGTAAATCTAGATGATGAAGATAAATAA
- a CDS encoding PTS sugar transporter subunit IIC: MSRVNEVIDKLGKFANKFNSLRYIMAIKAAFITLMPVIIVGAFAVLMSNIVFDKQNGLAYFDCLSFLAVLKPIASNLNYATLNFLTIGAVFLIAIELGRINGNKTLFPGLLAIICFISVQPTFTDVVVEGQKFQVTNVLARQFTDTKSLFLGMFIAIISVEIYSKLLKVDKLRVKMPDSVPSNVSASFSALIPAIITTSVVAAFGFVFYKLTGMYLYDAIYMVVQQPLESVMQSLPGLLLLMFVAQIFWVIGIHGNQMIKPIREPLLLGAIMVNMSDFEQGIEPTNIITMPFWDVYMSIGGSGCTIGLLMAIFIAIKRKEMREIAKLSLGPGIFNINEPVIFGLPIMLNPILAIPFIITPLITGTIGYIATSIGFAGKAVVMVPWTTPPIISAYLSTAGSLGAVVTQIFCIIIAIFIYLPFLKIAAKRSEIQS, from the coding sequence ATGTCTAGAGTAAATGAAGTTATTGATAAACTAGGTAAATTTGCCAATAAATTTAATAGTTTAAGATATATAATGGCAATTAAAGCGGCATTTATTACTTTAATGCCAGTGATAATCGTTGGCGCTTTTGCGGTGCTAATGTCAAATATTGTTTTTGATAAACAAAATGGATTAGCTTATTTTGATTGTTTATCTTTTTTAGCAGTATTAAAGCCCATTGCTAGTAATTTAAATTATGCGACATTGAATTTTCTAACCATTGGCGCTGTGTTTTTAATCGCTATTGAATTAGGACGCATAAATGGTAATAAAACCTTATTTCCTGGATTGTTGGCTATTATATGTTTTATTTCCGTACAACCAACATTTACAGACGTTGTAGTTGAAGGCCAAAAATTTCAAGTAACTAATGTATTAGCACGGCAATTTACTGATACTAAAAGCCTTTTTCTAGGTATGTTTATCGCTATTATATCGGTAGAAATATACTCTAAATTATTAAAAGTAGATAAGCTAAGAGTAAAAATGCCAGATAGTGTTCCATCAAATGTCTCCGCTTCATTTTCAGCACTTATTCCAGCAATAATTACTACTTCAGTCGTAGCGGCTTTTGGTTTTGTATTCTACAAATTAACTGGAATGTATTTGTATGATGCTATCTATATGGTGGTGCAACAGCCGCTTGAGTCTGTCATGCAAAGCCTACCGGGATTATTGTTATTAATGTTTGTCGCACAAATATTTTGGGTTATAGGGATTCATGGTAATCAAATGATAAAACCAATTCGCGAACCCTTATTACTTGGTGCAATAATGGTTAACATGAGTGATTTCGAACAAGGTATTGAGCCAACCAATATTATTACTATGCCGTTTTGGGATGTTTACATGAGTATAGGTGGTTCAGGTTGTACGATTGGATTGTTGATGGCTATTTTTATTGCAATAAAACGCAAAGAAATGAGAGAAATAGCAAAATTATCACTGGGTCCAGGTATTTTCAATATCAATGAACCTGTAATTTTTGGTTTACCAATAATGTTAAACCCGATTTTAGCCATTCCATTTATTATTACACCGTTAATTACTGGCACAATAGGTTATATCGCAACAAGTATTGGTTTTGCAGGTAAAGCCGTGGTTATGGTGCCGTGGACTACGCCACCAATAATTAGTGCTTACTTATCAACAGCCGGATCCTTAGGTGCTGTTGTTACCCAGATCTTCTGTATTATTATTGCTATTTTCATTTATTTACCTTTCCTAAAAATAGCGGCTAAACGTTCTGAAATTCAATCCTAA
- the lpdA gene encoding dihydrolipoyl dehydrogenase, with the protein MSQEVKTQVVVLGAGPAGYSAAFRAADFGLDVTLVERYSTLGGVCLNVGCIPSKALLHVAKVMDEAKSLTEHGIHFGTPKLELDKVRGWKEKVINQLTNGLAGMAKMRKVNVIQGEAQFTGSHTMDVTSSKGITKITFDNAIIAAGSRPITLPFIPHEDPRIWDSTDALALTTIPKKLLLMGGGIIGLEMGTVYHALGSEVDVVEMLDQVIPAADKDVVKIFTKQIQKKFTLRLETKVSTVEAKHDAIYVTMEKKDGTIETHTYDAVLVAIGRTPNGKLINAEKAGVNVTDRGFIEVDKQMRTNVPHIYAIGDIVGQPMLAHKGVHEGHVAAEVIAGKKHYFDPKTIPSIAYTEPEVAWVGLTEKEAKAKGLDYEVAIFPWAASGRAIASDCSEGMTKLIFNKADNRLLGGAVVGANGGELLGEITLAVEMGCDAEDIALTIHAHPTLHESIGLASEIYEGSVTDLPNAKAVKK; encoded by the coding sequence ATGAGTCAAGAAGTTAAAACACAAGTTGTTGTCTTAGGAGCTGGTCCAGCGGGTTATTCCGCTGCCTTCCGAGCTGCCGATTTTGGATTAGATGTTACCTTAGTAGAACGTTATTCAACTTTAGGTGGTGTTTGTTTAAATGTTGGTTGTATACCATCTAAAGCATTACTCCATGTTGCCAAAGTAATGGATGAAGCAAAATCATTGACTGAACATGGTATTCATTTTGGTACGCCTAAACTTGAATTAGATAAAGTTCGTGGTTGGAAAGAAAAAGTTATAAACCAACTAACTAATGGGCTTGCTGGTATGGCTAAAATGCGTAAAGTCAATGTTATTCAAGGTGAAGCACAATTCACTGGCAGTCATACTATGGATGTTACTTCATCCAAAGGTATAACTAAAATTACTTTTGATAATGCCATCATTGCCGCGGGTTCAAGACCAATAACTTTACCATTTATTCCACATGAAGATCCTCGTATTTGGGATTCGACAGATGCATTAGCATTAACTACTATTCCTAAAAAACTACTTTTAATGGGTGGTGGTATTATCGGTTTAGAAATGGGGACTGTTTATCATGCATTAGGCTCAGAAGTAGATGTGGTTGAAATGCTTGATCAGGTTATTCCAGCTGCTGATAAAGATGTGGTAAAAATCTTTACTAAACAAATTCAAAAGAAATTTACTTTGAGATTAGAAACTAAAGTAAGTACTGTTGAAGCTAAACATGATGCAATTTATGTCACCATGGAGAAAAAAGATGGAACCATTGAAACTCATACTTATGATGCGGTATTAGTTGCAATAGGCCGTACTCCAAATGGTAAACTAATCAACGCTGAAAAAGCAGGTGTAAATGTGACTGATCGTGGTTTTATCGAAGTAGATAAACAGATGAGAACGAATGTGCCTCATATTTATGCTATTGGCGATATTGTTGGTCAACCGATGCTTGCGCATAAAGGTGTTCATGAAGGTCATGTGGCAGCAGAAGTTATTGCGGGTAAAAAACATTATTTTGATCCAAAAACTATACCATCAATTGCTTATACTGAACCTGAAGTTGCTTGGGTTGGCTTAACTGAAAAAGAAGCTAAAGCAAAAGGTTTAGATTATGAGGTTGCTATATTCCCATGGGCTGCATCAGGTCGTGCGATTGCTTCTGATTGTTCAGAAGGGATGACTAAATTAATCTTTAATAAAGCTGACAATCGTCTTCTTGGTGGTGCTGTCGTAGGGGCAAATGGTGGCGAATTACTTGGGGAAATTACATTGGCAGTTGAAATGGGTTGCGATGCTGAAGATATTGCATTGACCATTCATGCTCACCCAACGTTACATGAATCAATAGGCTTAGCGTCTGAGATTTATGAAGGATCAGTAACTGATTTGCCGAATGCAAAAGCAGTTAAAAAATAA
- the aceF gene encoding pyruvate dehydrogenase complex dihydrolipoyllysine-residue acetyltransferase, with amino-acid sequence MTIEIKLPDIGSDEVEVTEILVKVGDKVEADQSLLTVEGDKASMEIPAPQAGIVKSIIVKIGDKVTTGVSIMEFDDSGTEAAADKQQTAAPVAAPSAPSASQVVDVNVPDIGGDEVEVTEILVKVGDSVSVDDSLITVEGDKASMEVPATIAGVVKSISVKIGDKVKTGSKIMEFETVASSAPVKTDVAPVAAEKPAIATPVANTNNNSAAPAASANTNEFVENDAYAHATPSVRRLAREFGVNLAKVQPTGPKHRILREDIQAYVKNAVKQIENGGTGGALPGLLPWPKVDFSKFGEVESLPLTKIQKVSGANLHRNWVMIPHVTEFDETDITELEAFRKQQNAEAEKKKLDLKITPLVFIMKAVASALTAYPRFNSSLSEDAQTLIIKKYINIGVAVDTPNGLVVPVFKDVNKKGIIELSRELAEISKKARDGKLTGSDMQGGCFTISSLGGIGTTSFTPIVNAPEVGILGVSRSSMKPVWNGKEFTPRLMLPLSLSFDHRVIDGADGARFLSHIVNVLSDLRRLVM; translated from the coding sequence ATGACTATTGAAATAAAATTACCCGATATCGGAAGTGATGAAGTTGAAGTAACAGAGATTTTAGTTAAAGTTGGCGACAAAGTTGAAGCTGATCAATCGTTATTAACGGTTGAGGGCGATAAAGCATCAATGGAAATTCCTGCTCCACAAGCAGGAATTGTAAAATCAATCATTGTTAAAATCGGCGATAAAGTTACCACTGGTGTAAGTATTATGGAATTTGATGACAGCGGAACAGAGGCTGCAGCAGATAAACAACAAACGGCCGCACCAGTTGCTGCACCATCAGCCCCAAGTGCCAGCCAAGTGGTTGATGTTAATGTACCTGACATTGGTGGTGATGAAGTTGAGGTCACTGAAATTTTAGTTAAAGTTGGTGATTCAGTTTCCGTTGATGATTCACTTATAACAGTAGAAGGCGATAAAGCCTCAATGGAAGTGCCTGCTACTATTGCTGGTGTTGTGAAAAGCATTTCAGTAAAAATTGGTGATAAAGTTAAAACTGGCTCAAAAATTATGGAATTTGAGACAGTTGCTAGCAGTGCACCAGTAAAAACTGATGTTGCACCTGTGGCAGCAGAAAAACCAGCTATTGCAACTCCAGTTGCGAATACTAACAATAATTCTGCTGCGCCAGCCGCATCTGCAAATACCAATGAATTTGTAGAGAATGATGCTTATGCACATGCAACTCCTTCTGTTCGTCGTTTAGCTCGTGAGTTTGGTGTTAACCTTGCTAAGGTACAACCTACTGGCCCTAAACATCGCATTTTACGTGAAGATATTCAAGCTTACGTAAAAAATGCTGTAAAACAGATAGAAAATGGTGGTACCGGTGGTGCATTACCTGGTTTATTACCGTGGCCTAAAGTTGATTTTAGTAAATTTGGTGAAGTTGAATCATTACCATTAACTAAAATTCAAAAAGTATCTGGTGCAAACTTACATCGTAATTGGGTAATGATTCCACATGTTACTGAGTTTGATGAAACAGATATCACTGAATTAGAAGCTTTCCGTAAACAACAAAATGCCGAAGCTGAAAAGAAAAAACTGGATCTGAAAATTACGCCACTAGTGTTTATTATGAAAGCAGTAGCCAGCGCTTTAACAGCTTATCCTCGTTTTAATAGTTCATTGTCTGAAGATGCACAAACTCTTATCATCAAAAAATACATTAATATCGGTGTAGCCGTTGATACACCTAATGGTTTAGTTGTGCCGGTATTTAAAGATGTGAATAAAAAAGGCATTATTGAACTTTCTCGTGAACTTGCAGAAATTTCCAAAAAAGCTCGCGATGGCAAACTTACCGGTAGTGATATGCAAGGTGGTTGTTTCACCATTTCTAGTCTAGGTGGTATCGGAACGACTTCATTTACACCAATTGTAAATGCACCTGAAGTAGGTATTTTAGGTGTATCTCGTTCAAGTATGAAACCAGTTTGGAATGGTAAAGAATTTACACCACGCCTAATGTTACCTTTATCATTATCATTCGATCACCGAGTAATTGATGGGGCTGATGGTGCACGCTTCTTAAGCCATATTGTTAATGTTTTATCCGACTTACGTCGATTAGTGATGTAG
- the aceE gene encoding pyruvate dehydrogenase (acetyl-transferring), homodimeric type, with product MSDMQVNDIDPVETQDWLKSLESIIREEGVERAQYIIEQIVNKARDGGVPLLFGSSTSNYINTIPVDEQPAYPGDWEIERRIRSIVRWNAMMMVLRASKKDLELGGHMASFQSAATFYEVCFNHFFRARNEKDGGDLIYFQGHISPGVYSRAFIEGRLTEEQLDNFRQEVHGKGLSSYPHPKLMPEFWQFPTVSMGLGPISAIYQARFLKYLNHRGLKDTTEQTVYAFLGDGEMDEPESKGAITIATREKLDNLVFVINCNLQRLDGPVTGNGKIVNELEGVFAGAGWNVIKVLWGDRWDKLLQKDKSGKLIRLMNETLDGDYQTFKSKDGAYVREHFFGKYPETAELVKDMSDEEIFRLNRGGQDPEKMFAAFARAKETKDRPTVILAHTIKGYGMGAAAEAKNIAHQVKKMNMDGVRHVRDFFNIPVTDDALEKLPYIKFEEHTPEYKYIHERRQALHGYVPSRLTKFSGTVSIPSLTEFAPLLEAQSKEISTTIAFVRALNIMLKDKELAPRLVPILADEARTFGMEGLFRQIGIYNPHGQQYTPQDKEQVAYYREDEKGQILQEGINECGATASWLAAATSYSTNDLPMIPFYIYYSMFGFQRIGDLMWAAGDQQARGFMIGGTSGRTTLNGEGLQHQDGHSHIQALTIPNCVSYDPAYAYEVAVIMQDGLRRMYGEQENVYYYITTLNENYAQPAMPEGAEEGIRRGIYKLDTVEGQQGKPTVQLLGSGSILRHVREAADILAKNYGISSEVYSVTSFTELARDGQDCERYNMLHPSEPEKVPYVAQIMNNNPAVVSTDYMKIYAEQIRGFVPAESYRVLGTDGFGRSDSRENLRHHFEVDASYVVIAALGELAKRGDIQTSVVEDAIKKFDINADKLNPRNA from the coding sequence ATGTCGGACATGCAAGTGAATGATATTGATCCAGTAGAAACGCAAGATTGGCTTAAAAGTTTAGAGTCAATTATTCGTGAAGAAGGCGTAGAACGAGCGCAATATATTATTGAACAAATTGTAAATAAAGCCAGAGATGGCGGAGTTCCTTTACTATTTGGTTCATCAACTAGTAACTATATTAATACTATTCCTGTCGATGAACAACCTGCCTATCCAGGTGATTGGGAAATTGAAAGACGTATTCGTTCTATTGTTCGCTGGAATGCAATGATGATGGTTCTTCGCGCTTCTAAAAAAGATTTAGAACTGGGTGGTCACATGGCATCATTCCAATCTGCAGCGACATTTTATGAAGTCTGTTTTAACCATTTTTTCCGTGCTCGTAATGAAAAAGATGGTGGTGACTTAATTTATTTCCAAGGTCATATCTCTCCAGGTGTTTATTCTCGCGCATTTATTGAAGGACGACTAACCGAGGAACAATTAGATAATTTCCGTCAAGAAGTACATGGAAAAGGATTATCATCTTATCCTCATCCAAAATTAATGCCTGAGTTTTGGCAATTCCCAACTGTTTCAATGGGATTAGGTCCAATTAGCGCTATTTACCAAGCTCGCTTTTTAAAATATCTGAATCATCGTGGATTGAAAGATACTACTGAACAAACAGTTTATGCATTTTTAGGTGATGGCGAGATGGATGAGCCAGAATCAAAAGGTGCAATCACAATTGCTACACGTGAAAAATTGGATAACTTAGTATTTGTAATTAATTGTAATTTACAACGCTTAGATGGGCCAGTTACCGGTAATGGCAAAATTGTTAATGAATTAGAAGGCGTATTTGCTGGAGCTGGCTGGAATGTAATTAAAGTGCTTTGGGGTGATCGCTGGGATAAATTATTACAAAAAGATAAATCAGGAAAATTAATTCGCTTAATGAATGAAACGCTTGATGGGGATTACCAAACCTTTAAATCTAAAGATGGTGCTTATGTTCGTGAGCATTTCTTTGGTAAATATCCTGAAACTGCAGAATTAGTAAAAGATATGTCTGATGAAGAAATTTTCAGACTTAATCGTGGTGGTCAAGATCCTGAAAAAATGTTTGCTGCATTTGCTAGAGCAAAAGAAACCAAAGATCGCCCAACAGTGATTTTAGCACATACTATTAAAGGTTATGGTATGGGTGCAGCAGCAGAAGCTAAGAATATTGCACACCAAGTGAAAAAAATGAATATGGACGGTGTTCGTCATGTTCGTGATTTCTTCAATATCCCAGTTACAGATGATGCACTAGAAAAATTACCTTACATTAAATTTGAAGAACATACTCCTGAATACAAATATATTCATGAACGTCGTCAAGCCTTACATGGTTATGTGCCGTCAAGATTGACTAAATTCTCAGGAACTGTATCAATTCCTTCTTTAACTGAATTCGCACCATTACTTGAAGCGCAATCGAAAGAAATTTCAACCACAATTGCTTTTGTACGTGCACTTAACATTATGTTAAAAGATAAAGAATTAGCGCCTCGTTTAGTGCCGATTCTTGCTGACGAAGCTCGTACCTTTGGGATGGAAGGCTTATTCCGTCAGATAGGAATTTATAATCCACATGGTCAACAATATACTCCGCAAGATAAAGAACAAGTTGCTTACTATCGTGAAGATGAAAAAGGCCAAATCTTGCAAGAAGGTATTAATGAATGTGGTGCAACAGCATCGTGGTTAGCAGCTGCAACTTCTTATAGTACTAATGATTTACCAATGATTCCTTTCTACATTTATTATTCTATGTTTGGTTTCCAACGTATTGGTGATTTAATGTGGGCGGCAGGCGATCAACAAGCTCGCGGCTTTATGATCGGTGGTACTTCTGGTCGTACTACATTAAATGGTGAAGGATTACAACATCAAGATGGTCATAGTCATATTCAAGCGTTAACTATCCCTAACTGTGTATCTTATGATCCAGCTTATGCATATGAAGTTGCTGTTATTATGCAAGATGGTTTACGTCGCATGTATGGTGAACAAGAAAATGTTTACTATTATATTACTACACTTAATGAAAACTATGCTCAACCTGCAATGCCAGAAGGGGCTGAAGAGGGTATCCGTCGTGGTATTTATAAATTAGATACTGTTGAAGGACAACAAGGTAAACCTACTGTTCAATTATTAGGCTCTGGTTCAATATTACGCCATGTTCGTGAAGCTGCAGATATCCTAGCTAAAAATTACGGTATTAGCTCAGAAGTGTATAGTGTAACTTCGTTCACCGAATTAGCTAGAGATGGTCAAGATTGTGAACGTTACAATATGTTACATCCGAGTGAACCAGAGAAAGTTCCTTATGTTGCTCAAATAATGAATAATAATCCAGCAGTTGTTTCAACTGATTATATGAAAATTTATGCAGAACAAATTCGTGGATTTGTACCGGCAGAAAGCTACAGAGTATTAGGTACTGATGGATTCGGTCGCAGTGACAGTCGAGAAAATTTACGTCATCATTTTGAAGTCGATGCATCTTATGTTGTGATTGCAGCATTAGGAGAACTAGCTAAACGTGGTGATATTCAAACAAGTGTTGTTGAAGACGCGATTAAAAAGTTCGACATCAATGCTGATAAGCTCAATCCACGTAATGCATAA
- the lipB gene encoding lipoyl(octanoyl) transferase LipB, with amino-acid sequence MPNKDVVIKQLGMLPYLKTYQAMHDFTKLRDAQTLDEIWLVEHLPVFTQGKVGKPEHLLTTTDIQVVQTDRGGQITYHGPGQQIMYILFDLKRRKIGIRDVVSYLENSVIQTLQHYDITAYSKSDAPGVYINQQKICSLGLHIKHGCTLHGLALNIDMDLTPFNYINPCGYAGLKMTHMKHYIAQIDRQEINQLLTDNFINQLPNN; translated from the coding sequence ATGCCAAATAAAGACGTTGTTATTAAACAATTAGGTATGTTGCCTTATCTAAAAACTTATCAAGCTATGCACGATTTTACTAAACTGCGTGATGCGCAAACCTTAGATGAAATCTGGCTTGTTGAGCATTTACCGGTTTTCACTCAAGGTAAAGTAGGTAAACCTGAACATTTACTGACCACTACTGACATTCAAGTGGTGCAAACTGATCGTGGCGGTCAAATTACCTATCATGGCCCTGGCCAACAAATTATGTATATTTTGTTTGATTTAAAAAGACGTAAAATAGGTATACGAGATGTGGTTAGTTATTTAGAAAATAGTGTTATTCAAACTTTACAGCACTATGACATTACCGCTTATTCAAAATCGGATGCACCTGGCGTCTATATCAATCAACAAAAAATCTGCTCACTAGGATTACATATTAAGCATGGTTGTACATTACATGGTTTAGCACTTAATATTGATATGGATTTAACACCGTTTAATTATATTAATCCGTGTGGCTATGCAGGTTTAAAAATGACTCACATGAAGCATTATATTGCACAAATTGATCGTCAAGAGATTAACCAGTTATTAACTGATAATTTTATTAATCAGTTACCAAACAACTAA
- the lipA gene encoding lipoyl synthase, with the protein MQNTENQIRSSKYRDADKTRLIPTITVEDIAPLKKPDWMRIKLSAHNDNIAHIKNTMRKHGLHSVCEEASCPNLAECFNHGTATFMILGDICTRRCPFCDVAHGRPLPPDREEPSKLALTIQEMKLRYVVITSVDRDDLKDGGASHFAACTQEIRALSPNIKVETLTPDFRGCIDEAVEVLSENPPDVFNHNLENIPRLYKKIRPGANYEGSLKLLASFKEKHPKIPTKSGLMVGLGETNEELIQVLKDLRSNGVTMLTLGQYLQPSKYHLPVERYVSPQEFEELKQTALAMGFTHAACGPFVRSSYHADLQAMGKEVK; encoded by the coding sequence ATGCAAAATACTGAAAATCAAATCCGCAGTTCCAAATATCGTGACGCTGATAAAACGCGTCTCATTCCAACCATTACAGTTGAGGATATCGCTCCATTAAAAAAACCTGATTGGATGAGAATTAAATTATCTGCTCATAACGATAATATTGCCCATATTAAAAACACTATGCGTAAGCATGGATTACATTCTGTGTGTGAAGAAGCATCTTGCCCAAATTTGGCTGAATGCTTTAATCACGGTACAGCAACTTTTATGATATTAGGCGATATTTGTACTCGCCGTTGTCCTTTCTGTGATGTTGCACATGGCCGTCCATTACCACCTGATCGTGAAGAACCGAGCAAACTAGCCTTAACTATTCAAGAGATGAAATTACGTTATGTAGTCATCACATCTGTTGACCGAGACGATTTAAAAGATGGAGGAGCTAGCCATTTTGCAGCTTGTACTCAAGAAATTCGCGCATTAAGCCCGAATATCAAAGTTGAAACATTAACACCTGATTTCCGAGGTTGTATTGATGAAGCAGTAGAGGTTTTAAGCGAAAATCCACCAGATGTGTTTAACCATAATTTAGAAAACATTCCTCGCTTATACAAAAAAATTCGCCCCGGTGCTAATTATGAGGGATCATTAAAATTACTTGCTTCTTTTAAAGAAAAACATCCAAAAATTCCGACTAAATCAGGTTTAATGGTTGGATTAGGTGAAACAAATGAAGAACTCATTCAAGTATTAAAAGATTTACGCAGTAATGGCGTAACTATGTTAACTTTAGGTCAGTATCTACAACCAAGTAAATATCATTTACCAGTTGAACGTTATGTATCACCTCAAGAATTTGAAGAATTAAAACAGACTGCTTTAGCAATGGGATTCACCCACGCTGCTTGTGGGCCGTTTGTCCGTTCTTCTTATCATGCCGATTTACAAGCAATGGGAAAAGAGGTGAAATAA